In Rhodobacteraceae bacterium LMO-JJ12, a single window of DNA contains:
- a CDS encoding ABC transporter permease, with translation MKTTFWDRCGRTVLPAYFFLMIAYLVVPLLIVFPLAFSDTTYLVFPPKGFTWRWFAEIFQSSAWLEAFYRSLLLGFFTAILATSLGTLAAMAIVRLPTKTGHVVGMAFLVPQIVPAVIIALGAFLFLNSISLLGTFPGLLIMHVMMALPLVVVTMTAALRQLGQGHVLAARVLGATPLKAFIYVTLPTIAPSLAISIVFAFLISFDELVVTLFISGSNPTVPVRIWADVRQELTPIVPAAVTLLTAMVAAIAVPMEIYRHRAAKQVAIEPPS, from the coding sequence GTGAAAACCACATTCTGGGATCGATGCGGCCGAACTGTTTTGCCTGCATATTTCTTCCTGATGATCGCTTACCTGGTTGTTCCACTGCTGATCGTTTTCCCGCTGGCCTTCAGCGATACGACCTATCTTGTGTTTCCACCCAAGGGATTTACCTGGCGCTGGTTCGCTGAGATTTTCCAGAGTTCAGCCTGGTTGGAGGCATTCTACAGGAGCCTGTTACTTGGTTTCTTTACGGCGATACTCGCAACGTCACTGGGAACGCTGGCGGCCATGGCAATTGTCCGGCTGCCAACAAAAACCGGTCATGTTGTGGGGATGGCATTTCTCGTGCCGCAGATTGTTCCGGCTGTGATTATCGCATTGGGTGCCTTTCTTTTCTTGAATTCGATCAGCCTGCTTGGCACTTTTCCTGGGCTACTGATCATGCATGTAATGATGGCACTACCACTTGTCGTTGTGACGATGACAGCGGCGTTACGACAACTTGGACAAGGTCATGTACTTGCCGCCCGAGTGTTGGGGGCAACGCCGCTGAAGGCCTTCATCTACGTGACACTTCCGACTATCGCACCTTCTCTGGCTATCAGCATTGTCTTTGCGTTCCTGATTTCCTTCGACGAGTTGGTGGTTACGCTATTCATTAGCGGGAGCAATCCGACGGTGCCTGTGCGGATTTGGGCGGATGTGCGCCAAGAGCTAACACCTATTGTACCCGCGGCAGTCACCCTGTTGACTGCAATGGTCGCCGCGATCGCGGTGCCGATGGAGATCTATCGGCATCGTGCGGCCAAACAAGTGGCCATAGAGCCGCCTTCCTGA
- a CDS encoding AMP-binding protein yields the protein MTFDPSRRLAFHRKLEAEAMPTSIGHQLDAVAFDKGEYPVWISIDCEGPIRSYRELATETAKAANAFRSLGVVKGEHVGVMMPNGLGFLTAWLGLAKLGAVLVPLNPNVTAHELQHVLADGDVERALVTIDYLELFQQTDAGAKLRDRDRVILANGDSGTGAWEEMISNAADEFDYREAVSLDDPVSIIYTSGSTGQPKGCVQSHRFWLTLGKVKASLLPPCERILCELPFYYMSPYYRFSVAMFQAAAICVPPGPSIAKFYPRLIENRIDVAWIGDPIATLPYPSELGPHSLKHISLYGLKPALHRQLEEKLGVPVRESFGMTEVGPGLYVPAEDFEATGTGTIGMPTPMRECKIGDSEGNEVPVGEVGELLITGPGMFQGYYGNPEMTEQAFWGKWFRTGDLARRDERGYYYIVGRIKEMIKRSSENIAAQEVESAIYSLPQVLEVAVFGVPDEKRGEEVKACVVLQDGVTPEDITPEILIKHCQSLLAKFKIPRYVQYYSEFPKTSSQKIAKKSLVEGGGVALTTTFDMLGVAV from the coding sequence ATGACTTTCGATCCGTCTCGACGCTTGGCGTTTCATCGGAAACTGGAAGCAGAGGCTATGCCGACCAGCATTGGTCATCAGCTTGACGCCGTAGCGTTCGACAAGGGAGAATATCCGGTTTGGATTTCGATCGATTGCGAAGGACCGATCCGCAGCTACCGAGAACTTGCAACTGAGACGGCTAAGGCTGCAAATGCATTTCGGTCTTTGGGGGTAGTGAAGGGCGAGCACGTGGGTGTCATGATGCCTAACGGCTTGGGCTTCTTGACTGCTTGGCTGGGACTGGCAAAGCTTGGCGCCGTTCTTGTTCCCCTGAATCCCAATGTGACAGCGCACGAACTTCAGCATGTTCTGGCCGATGGGGATGTTGAAAGAGCGCTGGTCACAATCGACTATTTGGAGCTATTTCAGCAGACCGATGCGGGTGCGAAATTGCGCGATCGCGATCGGGTTATCCTCGCAAATGGCGATAGTGGCACGGGCGCATGGGAGGAAATGATCAGCAATGCGGCTGATGAATTCGACTATCGTGAAGCGGTCAGTCTCGATGACCCGGTCAGCATCATTTATACTTCCGGCTCAACCGGCCAACCAAAAGGCTGTGTGCAATCGCACCGCTTCTGGCTGACGCTTGGCAAGGTCAAGGCTTCTCTCTTGCCTCCTTGTGAGCGTATTCTGTGCGAATTGCCGTTCTATTACATGTCGCCTTACTACCGGTTTTCGGTCGCGATGTTTCAAGCCGCGGCAATCTGCGTGCCGCCCGGTCCCAGCATTGCCAAATTTTATCCGCGATTGATTGAAAATCGTATTGATGTTGCTTGGATCGGCGATCCGATTGCCACCCTTCCTTATCCGAGTGAATTGGGACCGCATAGCTTGAAGCATATCTCGCTCTATGGGCTCAAGCCCGCGCTACACCGGCAACTTGAAGAGAAGCTAGGTGTGCCCGTGCGTGAATCGTTCGGAATGACCGAGGTTGGGCCGGGCCTTTACGTGCCCGCCGAGGATTTCGAGGCGACGGGAACCGGGACGATCGGAATGCCAACGCCAATGAGAGAATGCAAAATTGGTGACAGCGAAGGCAATGAGGTGCCTGTTGGAGAGGTGGGGGAGCTGTTGATTACCGGCCCGGGGATGTTTCAGGGGTACTACGGCAATCCCGAGATGACCGAACAAGCCTTCTGGGGAAAATGGTTTCGGACTGGTGATCTCGCGCGGCGAGACGAGCGCGGCTATTACTATATCGTTGGCCGCATCAAGGAAATGATCAAGCGCAGTTCGGAGAATATTGCCGCGCAAGAGGTTGAGTCCGCGATCTATTCTCTGCCGCAAGTTCTTGAAGTCGCTGTCTTTGGTGTGCCGGACGAAAAGCGCGGTGAGGAAGTCAAAGCCTGCGTCGTGCTGCAGGACGGGGTGACGCCCGAAGACATTACTCCTGAAATCTTGATCAAGCATTGTCAGTCGCTTTTAGCAAAATTCAAGATCCCGAGATACGTGCAGTACTACAGCGAGTTTCCCAAAACGAGTTCTCAGAAAATCGCGAAAAAGTCTTTGGTTGAAGGTGGGGGTGTCGCGCTGACGACGACCTTTGACATGCTGGGAGTCGCAGTGTGA
- a CDS encoding ABC transporter permease has product MLRQNKATLLLLAVPVLFATFAFIMPMVQVGLWSFFDVEGFTLGHIHTALTNKVFVTVLAQTLILSAEVAFICVLIGYPVAYYLATTSRSTQRIFILLITFPLWVSVLVRTYSWIVVLGREGLINLLLAEIGAIDEPLKLIFTRGAVLVSSVQVLVPLAILIMFGTMNQINRTLLHAARVLGAPPHRAFLSVFLPLSLNGVISATILVFVLSLGFYITPALVGGPGDMMVSNVIAQQINQTLDWALGAALGIVLLSAGLIVAGIVYLVLGRYAASAVEGGVRS; this is encoded by the coding sequence ATGTTGAGACAAAACAAAGCTACGCTGCTTCTTCTGGCAGTACCTGTCCTGTTCGCTACATTCGCGTTCATAATGCCAATGGTTCAAGTGGGGCTGTGGAGCTTCTTTGATGTCGAGGGGTTCACGCTTGGGCATATTCACACAGCGTTGACAAACAAAGTGTTTGTGACCGTATTGGCGCAAACGCTCATCCTGTCTGCAGAAGTGGCGTTTATTTGTGTGCTGATCGGCTATCCGGTGGCCTACTACTTGGCCACGACCAGCCGCTCGACCCAACGCATTTTCATTTTGCTGATCACTTTTCCGCTGTGGGTCAGTGTTCTGGTAAGAACATATTCCTGGATTGTGGTTCTCGGCAGAGAGGGTCTTATCAATCTGCTACTTGCGGAAATCGGAGCGATAGACGAACCGCTGAAGCTGATCTTCACGCGCGGCGCAGTTCTGGTTTCATCTGTGCAGGTTCTCGTGCCGCTCGCCATTCTCATTATGTTCGGTACGATGAACCAAATAAACCGCACGTTGCTTCATGCTGCGAGGGTTCTGGGCGCACCGCCACACCGGGCATTTCTGTCCGTTTTTCTGCCGCTGAGCTTAAACGGGGTTATTTCGGCGACGATTCTCGTGTTTGTACTTTCGCTGGGATTCTACATCACGCCTGCATTGGTTGGCGGGCCGGGTGACATGATGGTTTCCAACGTTATCGCGCAACAGATCAACCAAACGCTGGACTGGGCCCTTGGCGCCGCTCTCGGTATTGTTCTTCTCAGCGCAGGTCTGATTGTTGCGGGGATCGTCTATCTCGTTCTCGGCCGCTATGCCGCATCAGCTGTGGAAGGGGGGGTGCGCTCGTGA
- a CDS encoding ABC transporter substrate-binding protein, translated as MTIRLSQLAVMAGMMMFSGVGAALSEEKVVVANYGGMVADFNDKYCAPKLKEKYGITLEQVAISDPLGQLKVQQATGTNLWDVFPAEGEILITATDNGWLEPVDWSIVDPDNEMPAIGLHDYGVAGRVYSMVLAYRTDKVPEGKTVDGWKSYWDVENFPGPRSMRDTPLENLEFALLADGVEKEEIYNVLSTPEGVDRAFSKLDEIKSDIVVFWTSGQQPAQLLASGEVYYTNTWNGRVVQLKNENVPVELSWQGGSLNIPFRSVPKGAKNPTGAMKYFNACLMDLEIQKIGAEVTGYPGLSPKLPALLPESVRADLPTSEQNLSKQFAFNIEFWARNRPALQDRWNAWRLQ; from the coding sequence ATGACGATTAGGCTAAGCCAGCTGGCGGTCATGGCCGGCATGATGATGTTTTCAGGTGTTGGAGCAGCTCTTTCTGAAGAAAAGGTGGTCGTTGCCAACTACGGCGGGATGGTTGCCGATTTCAACGACAAATATTGCGCGCCGAAGCTGAAAGAAAAATACGGAATTACGCTTGAACAGGTTGCCATCAGCGATCCGCTTGGACAGCTGAAAGTGCAGCAGGCAACAGGCACCAATTTGTGGGATGTTTTTCCTGCAGAAGGCGAGATCTTGATTACGGCCACGGACAATGGCTGGCTCGAACCTGTCGACTGGTCAATTGTTGATCCTGACAATGAAATGCCGGCGATTGGCCTGCATGATTACGGTGTCGCCGGGCGTGTCTATTCCATGGTTCTTGCCTATCGGACAGACAAAGTTCCTGAAGGCAAAACGGTGGATGGGTGGAAGTCCTATTGGGATGTGGAAAACTTCCCCGGGCCTCGATCAATGAGGGACACACCGCTGGAGAATTTGGAGTTTGCGCTTCTGGCCGATGGTGTGGAAAAGGAAGAAATCTACAATGTGTTGTCCACGCCAGAAGGTGTTGACCGCGCGTTCAGCAAGCTGGACGAAATCAAATCCGATATCGTTGTTTTCTGGACAAGCGGGCAGCAACCGGCACAGCTTCTCGCCAGTGGTGAGGTATACTACACCAACACCTGGAACGGCCGTGTTGTGCAGTTGAAGAACGAAAACGTGCCGGTCGAGCTCTCTTGGCAGGGTGGTTCGCTCAATATTCCCTTCAGATCAGTTCCGAAAGGCGCGAAGAATCCGACGGGTGCAATGAAATACTTCAATGCTTGCCTCATGGACCTCGAAATTCAGAAGATAGGCGCTGAAGTTACAGGATATCCGGGCCTTTCGCCCAAACTGCCTGCGCTTCTACCTGAATCAGTGCGGGCGGATCTCCCCACCTCCGAGCAAAATCTTAGTAAACAATTTGCCTTCAATATTGAGTTCTGGGCGAGAAATCGTCCGGCCTTGCAGGATCGCTGGAATGCCTGGCGCCTGCAATAA
- a CDS encoding enoyl-CoA hydratase/isomerase family protein has product MGLRYEKHGEIAHFIIDSGPMNVLYPEFHKEFYHRLKEFEIDPDVKVGLFYGAEGKCFSVGDDLKSMHKPPRTRQEELAAYLFLHQGEGEKPMRPGWEHDVAAHRRYKPIVSAIEGYCLGIGFSFCLYHSDIRVASENVKFGLTGIKFGAGGGAGPKRLARHLPFTAAYWMALSGDFMEADEAYRLNLVNKVVPSDQLIATAEEMAKKIARHSALAIRLEMEGLELGADMNKADAYHYGMNLYRMGWMANEAEGVTSSYLKDKSK; this is encoded by the coding sequence ATGGGTTTGCGTTACGAGAAGCACGGAGAGATTGCTCACTTCATCATCGACAGTGGGCCGATGAATGTTCTCTATCCGGAATTTCACAAAGAATTCTATCACCGGCTAAAAGAATTTGAAATCGACCCGGACGTTAAAGTGGGCCTGTTCTATGGGGCTGAAGGGAAATGCTTCTCGGTTGGTGACGATCTCAAGAGCATGCACAAGCCGCCACGGACTCGGCAGGAGGAACTTGCCGCATATCTGTTCCTGCATCAAGGCGAAGGTGAAAAGCCGATGCGCCCCGGTTGGGAGCACGATGTGGCTGCACATCGTCGCTACAAACCCATCGTTTCGGCGATTGAAGGTTACTGTTTAGGGATCGGTTTTTCTTTTTGCCTTTACCATAGCGATATCCGCGTCGCGAGCGAGAACGTTAAGTTTGGTCTGACGGGTATCAAGTTTGGCGCGGGCGGCGGCGCGGGGCCGAAGCGTTTGGCGCGACACCTACCGTTTACGGCGGCATATTGGATGGCGCTTTCGGGTGATTTCATGGAAGCCGACGAGGCGTATCGCCTGAACCTGGTGAACAAAGTGGTTCCGAGTGACCAACTAATCGCCACGGCAGAGGAAATGGCCAAGAAAATTGCGCGTCATTCTGCTTTGGCAATTCGCCTTGAAATGGAGGGGCTCGAGTTGGGCGCGGACATGAACAAGGCAGATGCATACCACTATGGGATGAACTTGTACCGCATGGGATGGATGGCAAACGAAGCCGAAGGCGTCACGTCCAGCTATCTCAAGGACAAGTCGAAATGA
- a CDS encoding ABC transporter ATP-binding protein, protein MTNEGGAPIEFSGVTKKFGAYTALDGFDIKIERGEFLTILGESGSGKSTILNALAGFIEIDSGTIQIDGNPVENLPPERRGVGMVFQNYSLFPHLNVLDNVAFPLRMRGTSKSEARKRAAESLEIVRLGELGHRFPRELSGGQQQRVAVARAISFRPPVLLMDEPLGALDLKLREAMQFEIKQIQRQLECTVVYVTHDQREAMAMSDRIVVLRGGQIEQMGSSEELYDRPVSKFVADFIGQTNVVPAALADGQISIDQLGVVFAPPDIPDFAGDLFVSIRPEKIFINANVPDQVQFEATIDETIFLGEAISVSATTKTGTSLYIRQPRQAGKTLEVGDSVILSFDPLDAVIINEN, encoded by the coding sequence ATGACGAATGAAGGCGGCGCACCAATTGAATTTAGCGGTGTCACGAAGAAATTCGGAGCGTACACTGCGCTCGACGGCTTTGACATCAAGATCGAAAGGGGTGAGTTCCTTACGATCCTGGGCGAGTCTGGGTCTGGGAAATCAACTATTCTCAATGCGCTTGCAGGGTTCATAGAAATTGATTCCGGAACCATCCAGATCGACGGGAACCCAGTTGAGAACCTGCCGCCTGAACGCCGCGGCGTTGGGATGGTCTTTCAGAATTATTCGCTATTTCCTCATCTGAATGTGCTGGATAATGTCGCGTTCCCGTTGCGCATGAGGGGAACCTCGAAAAGTGAAGCGCGTAAACGGGCCGCTGAATCGCTCGAAATCGTCCGGTTGGGCGAATTGGGACACCGTTTTCCGCGTGAGCTGTCTGGCGGCCAGCAACAGCGCGTTGCCGTCGCGCGAGCCATCTCATTCCGTCCCCCAGTTCTTCTCATGGATGAACCACTTGGAGCCCTTGATTTGAAATTGAGGGAGGCAATGCAATTCGAAATCAAGCAGATTCAACGTCAGCTCGAATGCACTGTTGTCTATGTCACGCATGATCAGCGCGAAGCGATGGCGATGTCTGATCGAATTGTAGTTCTCAGAGGTGGCCAAATCGAACAGATGGGGTCAAGCGAAGAGCTTTATGATCGCCCGGTTTCCAAATTTGTCGCTGATTTCATCGGCCAGACCAATGTTGTTCCAGCGGCCTTGGCAGATGGCCAGATTAGTATCGACCAATTGGGCGTGGTTTTCGCGCCACCCGATATCCCTGACTTTGCGGGGGATTTGTTCGTAAGCATTCGCCCGGAGAAAATATTTATCAACGCCAACGTGCCCGATCAGGTTCAATTCGAGGCCACGATTGATGAGACGATTTTCCTAGGTGAGGCAATCTCGGTTAGCGCGACGACGAAAACAGGCACAAGCCTGTATATTCGTCAGCCGCGGCAGGCAGGCAAGACTCTTGAGGTTGGTGACAGCGTTATCCTGTCTTTCGATCCGCTCGACGCAGTTATTATCAATGAAAACTAG